Proteins encoded by one window of Ewingella sp. CoE-038-23:
- the rhtB gene encoding homoserine/homoserine lactone efflux protein: protein MTLHWWLTYLLTTIILSLSPGAGAINTMSTGISHGYRGSVFSIAGQQIGLACHIVVVGVGLGTLVSQSVMAFEVLKWFGAAYLIWLGIGQWRAAGAVDLNAMAKTLSPNRLFKRAVFVNLTNPKSIVFLAALFPQFILPEAPQAGQYMVLGVTTIVVDIIVMSGYAMLATHISGWIKSAKQMKLLNRIFGSLFILVAVLLASARKA, encoded by the coding sequence ATGACGTTGCACTGGTGGTTAACCTATCTTCTTACCACAATCATTCTCAGTCTTTCCCCCGGCGCGGGTGCGATAAACACCATGAGCACCGGTATTAGTCACGGCTATCGTGGGTCGGTGTTCTCGATTGCCGGCCAGCAAATCGGCTTGGCCTGCCATATTGTGGTGGTTGGCGTCGGCTTGGGCACGCTGGTTTCGCAGTCGGTCATGGCATTTGAAGTGCTGAAGTGGTTCGGCGCGGCTTATCTGATCTGGCTGGGTATCGGCCAATGGCGAGCGGCGGGCGCGGTAGACCTCAATGCCATGGCGAAAACGCTGTCGCCGAATCGGCTATTCAAACGGGCTGTATTTGTGAATCTGACCAACCCGAAAAGCATCGTGTTTCTTGCCGCGCTCTTCCCGCAGTTCATCCTGCCAGAAGCGCCACAGGCGGGTCAGTACATGGTGCTGGGCGTGACAACCATTGTGGTGGATATCATCGTCATGAGCGGCTACGCCATGCTCGCAACCCATATCTCGGGCTGGATTAAGTCCGCCAAACAGATGAAATTGCTTAACCGTATCTTCGGTTCGCTGTTTATCTTAGTCGCGGTGTTGTTGGCGAGTGCAAGAAAAGCCTAG
- the pldB gene encoding lysophospholipase L2: MASNFAKWLTREKEFSAFATGPLLDFWRERQEGEFAGVDDVPIRYVRFSAIGNDNIILVSPGRIESYVKYPELAYDLFQCGFDVIIVDHRGQGRSGRMLDDRHRGHVQHFDDYIEDFHQLYQREIAPRHYSKKYILAHSMGGAIAALFLAKYPQTFDAAALCAPMTGIYLPIPGWISRRILHWAERRPLRRDGYAMGTGHWRPLPFVVNRLTHSRERYRRNLRFYADYPELQVGGPTYHWVKEGIEAGMHILQQAENITTPLLLLQASEDRVVDNRSHLAFCQAMAVAGHPCEGDGPLVIEGARHEILFERDDLRAKALDAIMRFYARH; this comes from the coding sequence ATGGCATCGAATTTTGCAAAGTGGTTAACGCGAGAGAAGGAATTTTCTGCCTTTGCTACGGGTCCGTTGCTTGATTTCTGGCGCGAGCGCCAAGAAGGTGAATTTGCCGGCGTGGACGACGTGCCTATCCGCTATGTTCGCTTTAGCGCCATCGGTAATGACAACATCATTTTGGTGTCACCCGGCCGTATTGAAAGTTACGTAAAGTACCCCGAGCTGGCCTATGACCTGTTCCAGTGCGGCTTCGACGTGATTATTGTCGATCACCGTGGGCAGGGGCGCTCCGGGCGAATGCTGGATGACCGGCATCGCGGGCACGTGCAGCATTTCGATGATTATATTGAAGATTTTCACCAGCTTTACCAGCGTGAAATTGCTCCGCGCCACTACAGTAAAAAGTACATTTTGGCCCATTCGATGGGGGGCGCGATTGCCGCGCTGTTCCTCGCCAAGTATCCGCAAACCTTTGACGCCGCCGCGCTCTGTGCGCCGATGACCGGGATTTATCTGCCCATTCCGGGCTGGATATCGCGCCGCATCCTCCACTGGGCCGAGCGCCGACCGCTGCGCCGTGACGGCTATGCGATGGGCACCGGCCACTGGCGGCCGCTGCCGTTTGTGGTGAATCGCTTAACCCACAGCCGGGAACGTTATCGCCGTAATCTGCGTTTTTACGCCGACTACCCCGAGCTACAGGTGGGCGGGCCAACTTATCACTGGGTGAAGGAAGGTATCGAGGCGGGGATGCATATTCTGCAACAAGCCGAAAATATCACCACGCCCCTGCTATTATTACAGGCAAGCGAAGACCGGGTTGTGGATAACCGGTCGCATCTTGCTTTTTGTCAGGCAATGGCCGTGGCGGGGCACCCCTGTGAAGGGGATGGACCCTTGGTCATTGAAGGCGCGCGCCACGAGATCCTGTTTGAACGGGACGACCTGCGGGCAAAGGCGCTCGATGCCATTATGCGCTTTTATGCGCGGCATTAA
- the yigL gene encoding sugar/pyridoxal phosphate phosphatase YigL, producing the protein MYHVVASDLDGTLLSPDHTLSPYAKETLKMLTQRGVHFVFATGRHHIDVAQIRDNLEISAYMITSNGARVHNTEGELIFSHNLDEDIAGDLFGIVHDNPNILTNVYRNDEWFMNHDRDDQDQFFRESVFKYKLYQPGLLETDGICKVYFTCDSHEELLPLEEAINARWGDRVNVSFSLPTCLEVMAGGVSKGHALEQVSKLMGYSLQDCIAFGDGLNDLEMLTMSGKGCLMSGSLPRLKAAMPDAEIIGSNADDAVPHYLRKMYLSEPA; encoded by the coding sequence ATGTATCATGTTGTTGCTTCCGATTTAGATGGCACACTGCTGTCACCCGACCACACTCTAAGCCCGTATGCCAAAGAGACGCTGAAGATGTTGACCCAGCGCGGCGTGCACTTCGTCTTTGCCACTGGCCGTCACCATATCGACGTGGCGCAAATCCGCGACAACCTTGAGATCAGCGCCTACATGATCACCTCCAACGGTGCGCGGGTGCACAATACCGAAGGCGAGCTGATCTTCTCGCACAATCTGGACGAAGACATCGCCGGGGACCTGTTCGGCATCGTTCATGACAATCCAAATATCCTGACTAACGTGTATCGCAACGACGAGTGGTTTATGAACCACGATCGCGACGATCAGGACCAGTTCTTCCGCGAGTCGGTCTTCAAATACAAGCTCTATCAGCCTGGCCTGCTGGAAACTGACGGCATCTGCAAAGTCTATTTCACCTGCGACAGTCACGAAGAGTTGCTGCCGTTGGAAGAGGCGATCAATGCTCGCTGGGGCGACCGCGTGAACGTCAGCTTCTCGCTGCCGACCTGTCTGGAAGTGATGGCGGGAGGCGTCTCTAAGGGCCACGCGCTGGAGCAGGTTTCTAAGCTGATGGGGTATTCGCTGCAAGACTGTATCGCCTTTGGCGATGGCTTGAATGACTTGGAAATGCTGACCATGTCCGGCAAAGGCTGCCTGATGAGTGGTTCACTGCCGCGCCTGAAAGCCGCAATGCCGGATGCTGAAATCATTGGCTCCAACGCCGATGACGCCGTGCCGCACTATCTGCGCAAAATGTATCTGTCCGAACCAGCGTAA
- the glpQ gene encoding glycerophosphodiester phosphodiesterase — translation MNRLTKIVKGTLLASLIATSCYASAAEPIVIAHRGASGYLPEHTLPAKAMAYAQGANFLEQDLVMTKDDQLVVLHDHYLDRVTDVAQRFPNRARKDGRYYAIDFTLAEIKSLKFTEGFDIKDGKQVQTYPGRFPMGKSDFRVHTFQEEIEFVQGLNHSTGKNVGIYTEIKAPWFHRQEGKDISAKVLEVLKQYGYTSKSSNVYLQCFDPNELKRIKNELEPKMGMDLKLVQLIAYTKWDETQEQKDGKWVNYNYDWMFKPGAMKKIAEYADGIGPDYHMLVETDSTPDNVKLTPMTAEAHASNMVVHPFTVRADDLPKYAKNVDSLYKILYQQAHVDGLFTDFPDKAVSYLEHQQTQPQQ, via the coding sequence ATGAACCGTTTAACTAAGATAGTAAAAGGCACCCTGTTGGCGAGTTTGATTGCCACGTCTTGTTACGCCAGCGCAGCCGAGCCGATTGTTATCGCGCATCGCGGTGCCAGCGGCTATCTGCCGGAACATACCCTGCCAGCGAAAGCCATGGCTTACGCACAGGGCGCTAACTTCCTTGAGCAGGATTTGGTGATGACCAAAGACGACCAGCTGGTCGTCTTACATGACCACTATTTGGATCGCGTCACTGATGTCGCCCAGCGCTTCCCGAACCGTGCGCGTAAAGATGGCCGCTACTACGCCATCGACTTCACGCTGGCGGAAATCAAATCGCTGAAATTCACCGAAGGCTTTGATATTAAAGACGGTAAGCAGGTGCAAACCTATCCGGGGCGTTTCCCGATGGGCAAGTCTGATTTCCGCGTCCACACCTTCCAGGAAGAGATTGAATTCGTTCAGGGTCTGAACCATTCAACCGGCAAAAACGTCGGGATTTACACCGAGATCAAAGCGCCGTGGTTCCACCGTCAGGAAGGCAAGGACATCTCCGCCAAGGTGCTGGAAGTGCTCAAACAGTACGGCTACACCAGCAAAAGCAGCAATGTCTATCTGCAATGCTTCGACCCGAACGAGCTGAAACGCATTAAGAATGAGCTTGAGCCGAAAATGGGGATGGACCTGAAGCTGGTTCAGCTGATTGCCTACACCAAGTGGGATGAGACGCAGGAGCAGAAAGACGGCAAGTGGGTGAACTACAACTACGATTGGATGTTCAAGCCGGGCGCCATGAAGAAGATTGCCGAGTACGCCGACGGTATCGGGCCTGACTACCACATGCTGGTGGAAACCGACTCCACGCCGGACAACGTGAAGCTGACGCCAATGACGGCGGAAGCGCACGCCAGCAACATGGTGGTGCATCCGTTTACCGTTCGCGCCGACGATCTGCCGAAGTACGCCAAAAACGTCGACTCGCTGTATAAGATCCTTTATCAGCAAGCCCATGTAGACGGCCTGTTCACTGACTTCCCGGACAAAGCGGTGAGTTATTTAGAACACCAGCAGACTCAGCCACAGCAGTAA
- the glpT gene encoding glycerol-3-phosphate transporter has product MLSIFKPAAHKAPVADDHVDPLYRRLRWQIFMGIFFGYAAYYLVRKNFALAMPYLIDQGFSRGDLGFALSGISIAYGISKFLMGSVSDRSNPRVFLPAGLILAAAVMLFMGFVPWATSSIAIMFVLLFLCGWFQGMGWPPCGRTMVHWWSQKERGQIVSVWNCAHNVGGGIPPLLFLLGMAWFNDWKAALYMPAFAAIALAVFAFITMRDTPQSCGLPPIEEYKNDYPPDYDKEKSEEELTTKQIFMQYILPNKLLWYIALANVFVYLLRYGILDWSPTYLKEVKHFALDKSSWAYFLYEYAGIPGTLLCGWMSDKVFKGNRGATGVFFMVLVTIATVVYWLNPVGNPGIDMVCMITIGFLIYGPVMLIGLHALELAPKKAAGTAAGFTGLFGYLGGSVAASAIVGYTVDYFGWDGGFIVMIGGCVLAVILLIMTMLSENKHKANLAKGA; this is encoded by the coding sequence ATGCTCAGTATCTTTAAGCCCGCAGCCCATAAGGCTCCCGTGGCAGACGACCATGTTGATCCCCTGTACCGCCGCCTGCGCTGGCAGATCTTCATGGGGATTTTCTTCGGCTACGCCGCCTACTATCTGGTGCGCAAAAACTTTGCGCTGGCGATGCCTTACCTGATTGATCAAGGTTTCAGCCGTGGCGACCTCGGCTTTGCCCTGTCCGGCATCTCCATCGCCTACGGTATTTCGAAATTCCTCATGGGTTCGGTTTCTGACCGTTCCAACCCTCGCGTTTTCCTGCCAGCGGGCCTGATACTGGCGGCGGCGGTGATGCTGTTCATGGGCTTCGTGCCGTGGGCGACCTCCAGCATCGCCATTATGTTTGTCCTGCTGTTCCTTTGCGGATGGTTCCAGGGCATGGGCTGGCCGCCGTGCGGGCGCACCATGGTTCACTGGTGGTCGCAGAAAGAGCGCGGGCAGATTGTGTCGGTGTGGAACTGCGCGCATAACGTCGGTGGCGGTATCCCTCCGCTGCTGTTCCTGCTGGGTATGGCGTGGTTTAACGATTGGAAAGCCGCGCTGTATATGCCAGCTTTCGCGGCTATCGCGCTGGCGGTGTTCGCCTTCATCACCATGCGAGACACCCCGCAATCCTGCGGCCTGCCGCCGATTGAAGAGTACAAAAACGACTACCCGCCGGACTACGACAAAGAGAAGTCCGAGGAAGAGCTGACCACCAAGCAGATCTTCATGCAGTACATCTTGCCGAACAAGCTGCTGTGGTATATCGCCCTCGCCAACGTGTTCGTTTACCTGCTGCGCTACGGCATCCTCGACTGGTCACCGACCTATCTGAAGGAAGTGAAGCACTTCGCGCTGGATAAGTCCTCCTGGGCTTACTTCCTCTACGAATATGCTGGGATTCCGGGCACCCTGCTGTGCGGCTGGATGTCGGACAAAGTGTTTAAAGGCAACCGTGGCGCCACCGGCGTGTTCTTCATGGTGCTGGTGACGATCGCCACCGTGGTGTACTGGCTGAACCCGGTGGGCAATCCGGGCATCGACATGGTCTGTATGATCACCATCGGCTTCCTGATTTACGGCCCGGTAATGCTGATTGGCCTGCACGCGCTGGAACTGGCACCGAAGAAAGCAGCGGGTACCGCGGCGGGCTTCACCGGCCTGTTTGGTTATCTGGGGGGTTCGGTGGCGGCGAGTGCCATCGTTGGCTATACCGTTGACTACTTCGGCTGGGATGGCGGCTTTATCGTGATGATTGGCGGCTGCGTGCTGGCGGTTATCCTGTTGATTATGACTATGTTGAGCGAGAACAAACACAAAGCAAACCTAGCAAAAGGAGCATAA
- a CDS encoding DcrB family lipoprotein — MRNLVKFAGMAVLIAGLAACDGNTSDKAAADKGAPAAAASTTVPVSLLDGKVTFALPQGMSDQSGKLGSQANNMHVYADKTGQKAVIVILGDNTTESLEVLATRLQDQQRARDTNLQVVTNKSIQVNGQTLQQYDSIISSAGQQAYSSIILGKVDNHLLTIQISLPADNQQQAQTAAEAIINTLKVQ; from the coding sequence ATGCGTAACTTAGTGAAATTTGCAGGAATGGCGGTGCTGATTGCCGGCCTGGCGGCATGTGATGGAAATACCAGTGACAAAGCGGCGGCCGATAAAGGCGCACCTGCGGCGGCGGCCAGCACCACGGTGCCAGTAAGCCTGCTCGACGGCAAAGTGACTTTCGCCTTGCCACAGGGAATGAGTGATCAGAGCGGCAAGCTCGGCAGTCAGGCCAACAATATGCACGTTTACGCTGATAAAACCGGCCAAAAAGCGGTGATCGTTATTCTTGGCGATAACACCACTGAGTCACTGGAAGTGCTGGCAACCCGCCTGCAAGACCAGCAGCGCGCGCGTGATACCAACCTGCAAGTGGTGACCAATAAGTCGATTCAGGTCAACGGGCAGACGTTGCAGCAGTACGACAGCATCATCTCTTCAGCAGGTCAGCAAGCCTACTCTTCCATCATTTTGGGCAAAGTAGATAACCACCTGCTGACGATTCAAATCTCACTGCCAGCCGATAATCAACAGCAGGCGCAAACTGCCGCTGAAGCCATTATCAATACGCTTAAAGTGCAGTAA
- a CDS encoding 7-cyano-7-deazaguanine/7-aminomethyl-7-deazaguanine transporter produces the protein MYSFTEQQRFNALIWLSLFHIAIITSSNYLVQLPVSAFGLHTTWGAFTFPFIFLATDLTVRIFGAPLARRIILSVMMPALVISYVISALFFEAQWQGFEALSSVNIMVARIATASFMAYVLGQILDVHVFNRLRQMRRWWIAPAAAMFLGNISDTLSFFFIAFYKSSNAFMADHWVEIAMVDYAFKVLICLVFFLPMYGVLLNMLLKRLSQSGHDARFPLSSH, from the coding sequence ATGTATTCGTTCACTGAGCAACAGCGCTTTAATGCGTTGATATGGCTATCTTTATTCCATATCGCCATCATCACTTCCAGTAACTATTTGGTACAGCTGCCGGTTTCTGCTTTCGGCCTGCACACCACCTGGGGTGCTTTCACTTTTCCGTTCATCTTTCTGGCAACCGACCTGACCGTGCGTATTTTTGGCGCGCCGCTGGCTCGACGCATTATTTTGTCGGTCATGATGCCCGCGCTGGTGATCTCCTATGTGATTTCCGCCCTATTCTTTGAAGCACAGTGGCAAGGGTTTGAAGCCCTGAGCAGCGTCAACATCATGGTTGCCCGTATCGCCACCGCCAGCTTTATGGCCTACGTGCTGGGGCAGATCCTCGACGTGCACGTCTTCAACCGCCTGCGCCAAATGCGCCGCTGGTGGATTGCGCCCGCCGCCGCCATGTTCTTGGGCAACATCAGCGACACTCTGTCTTTCTTCTTCATCGCCTTCTACAAAAGCAGCAATGCATTTATGGCCGACCACTGGGTGGAGATCGCCATGGTGGATTACGCCTTCAAAGTGCTGATCTGTCTGGTGTTCTTCTTGCCGATGTACGGCGTGCTGCTCAATATGCTGCTCAAACGCCTGTCGCAGAGCGGCCATGACGCGCGATTTCCACTGAGTTCACACTAA
- the tusA gene encoding sulfurtransferase TusA, whose protein sequence is MNDPFLNPDHQLDALGLRCPEPVMMVRKTVRGMKDGETLLVIADDPATTRDIPGFCRFMEHTLLAADTEQLPYRYLLAKGLLQPE, encoded by the coding sequence ATGAATGATCCCTTTTTGAACCCTGACCACCAGTTAGATGCCTTAGGTTTGCGCTGCCCCGAGCCCGTGATGATGGTGCGTAAAACGGTGCGTGGCATGAAAGATGGCGAAACCCTGCTGGTGATTGCGGATGACCCCGCCACCACCCGCGACATTCCGGGTTTCTGCCGTTTTATGGAACATACGTTGCTAGCGGCCGACACTGAACAGCTGCCGTACCGCTATTTGCTGGCGAAAGGGCTTCTCCAGCCGGAGTAA
- a CDS encoding zinc/cadmium/mercury/lead-transporting ATPase, with the protein MLQPQKHATSRCGCASDKCAKPTMLRINKISEKAHSEPHPATCCSDKAPLAASACCASDSCATQPSEHSSTSTEDDGGGSADEESDPSELGQQLSWKVSGMDCPACARTIETAVGKITGVNSVKVQFSTEKLLVNAATDISPQVQQAVTGAGFTLQSLNSQSASAQVAPEKTPSFLQEYAPLLALIALMAVSWVLSKVSPRLGEIAFIATTLVGLWPVLRQAIRSTRSGSPFTIETLMSVAALGALFIGATAEAAMVLLLFMIGERLEGFAANRARSGVKSLMALIPDSAVKVVAGKPVSVAVSDLRPGDVIEVAAGGRLPTDALLLDSAASFDESALTGESVPVERQPGEKIPAGSLCVDRVARLSVASAPGASAIDRILQLIEEADERRAPIERFLDTFSRYYTPAIMLMSLLVILIPPLAMGLPWETWIYRGLTLLLIGCPCALVISTPAAITSGLAAATRQGALIKGGAALEQLAVIQTVALDKTGTLTEGKPEVTDVQTFDGASDNEMLSLAAAVEAGSHHPLALAIINRAARENPLPLNAQDRRALAGSGVEGVVSGKKIQVLAPKHLASENVTEERLSQIAEWESAGKTVVAVLQDGKAIGLIAMQDKLRDDAVSALAELKALGVSAVMLTGDNPRAAKTIADRLGIDYRAGLLPADKVEAVTALNAKHPTAMVGDGINDAPAMKAARIGIAMGSGTDVALETADAALTHNRLNGLAEMIKLSRATRANIRQNITIALGLKAIFLVTTLMGLTGLWLAVLADSGATALVTANALRLLRKKKQ; encoded by the coding sequence ATGTTACAGCCACAAAAACACGCCACCAGCCGCTGCGGCTGCGCGTCAGACAAATGCGCCAAGCCAACCATGCTGCGCATTAATAAAATCAGTGAAAAGGCCCACAGCGAGCCGCATCCGGCTACCTGTTGCAGTGATAAAGCGCCGCTCGCGGCGTCAGCTTGCTGCGCATCCGACAGTTGTGCGACACAACCCAGTGAGCACTCATCAACTTCTACAGAAGACGACGGCGGTGGTTCGGCCGACGAAGAGAGCGATCCCAGCGAGCTTGGCCAGCAATTAAGCTGGAAAGTGTCCGGCATGGACTGCCCCGCCTGCGCCCGCACCATTGAAACCGCGGTGGGTAAAATCACCGGCGTAAATAGCGTTAAGGTGCAGTTCTCCACCGAGAAACTGCTGGTGAACGCCGCCACAGACATCTCCCCGCAGGTCCAACAAGCCGTGACGGGTGCCGGTTTCACCCTGCAATCCCTGAATTCGCAGTCTGCGTCGGCACAGGTCGCGCCGGAGAAAACCCCTTCTTTCCTGCAAGAGTATGCACCGCTGCTGGCGTTAATCGCCCTGATGGCGGTGAGCTGGGTGCTGAGCAAAGTCAGCCCGCGCCTGGGAGAAATTGCCTTTATCGCTACCACGCTGGTCGGCCTGTGGCCGGTGCTGCGTCAGGCGATTCGCTCTACCCGCTCCGGTTCGCCATTTACCATTGAAACCCTGATGAGCGTCGCCGCGCTCGGCGCACTGTTTATCGGCGCGACGGCGGAAGCCGCGATGGTCCTGCTGCTGTTTATGATTGGCGAGCGGCTGGAAGGGTTCGCCGCAAATCGCGCGCGCAGCGGCGTGAAGTCGCTGATGGCGCTGATCCCCGATAGCGCGGTGAAAGTGGTCGCAGGCAAACCTGTCAGCGTGGCGGTGAGCGACCTGCGCCCCGGCGATGTGATTGAAGTCGCCGCCGGCGGGCGTTTGCCAACCGACGCCCTGCTGCTCGACAGCGCGGCCAGCTTTGATGAAAGCGCCCTGACCGGTGAGTCCGTCCCAGTCGAACGCCAGCCCGGCGAGAAGATCCCCGCCGGTAGCCTGTGCGTGGACCGCGTTGCAAGGCTGAGCGTGGCGTCAGCGCCGGGAGCCAGCGCCATTGACCGGATTCTGCAATTGATTGAAGAAGCCGACGAGCGCCGCGCGCCCATCGAACGCTTCCTCGACACCTTCAGCCGTTACTACACGCCAGCCATCATGCTGATGTCGCTGCTGGTGATTTTGATCCCGCCGCTGGCGATGGGCCTGCCTTGGGAAACCTGGATTTATCGCGGCCTGACGCTGCTATTGATTGGTTGCCCGTGCGCGCTGGTGATCTCCACTCCGGCGGCCATTACCTCCGGGCTGGCGGCGGCCACCCGACAGGGTGCGCTGATTAAAGGCGGCGCGGCGCTGGAGCAGTTAGCCGTAATTCAAACCGTGGCGCTGGATAAAACCGGCACCCTGACCGAAGGTAAGCCAGAAGTCACCGACGTTCAGACGTTCGATGGCGCGAGCGATAACGAGATGCTGAGCCTGGCGGCGGCGGTGGAAGCGGGTTCGCATCACCCTCTGGCGCTGGCCATCATCAACCGCGCGGCTCGGGAAAACCCTCTGCCACTCAATGCGCAAGATCGCCGCGCCTTAGCGGGTTCTGGCGTCGAAGGGGTGGTGTCCGGCAAGAAGATTCAGGTATTAGCGCCGAAGCATCTGGCGAGTGAAAATGTCACTGAGGAGCGCCTGAGCCAAATCGCCGAATGGGAATCTGCCGGTAAAACAGTGGTTGCCGTGCTGCAAGATGGCAAGGCCATCGGCCTGATCGCCATGCAGGACAAGCTGCGCGACGACGCCGTGAGCGCGCTGGCCGAGCTGAAAGCGCTAGGAGTTTCTGCCGTCATGCTGACCGGCGATAACCCCCGCGCCGCCAAAACCATTGCTGATCGGCTGGGCATTGATTACCGCGCCGGGCTGCTGCCGGCGGATAAAGTCGAGGCCGTGACCGCGCTGAACGCTAAACATCCAACGGCGATGGTGGGTGACGGTATCAATGACGCGCCGGCCATGAAGGCGGCGCGGATTGGGATTGCCATGGGCAGTGGGACGGACGTAGCGCTGGAAACGGCAGATGCCGCACTGACCCACAATCGCCTGAACGGTCTGGCGGAGATGATTAAGCTGTCGCGCGCCACCCGCGCCAATATCCGCCAGAACATCACTATTGCTCTGGGCCTGAAGGCGATTTTCCTGGTGACGACGCTGATGGGGCTAACCGGGCTGTGGCTGGCGGTGCTGGCTGACTCAGGGGCAACCGCGCTGGTCACCGCCAACGCGTTGCGCCTGCTGCGCAAGAAGAAACAGTAA
- a CDS encoding lysoplasmalogenase: MSWPFLAVFFSGWLYVDASYRGPRWQRWLFKPVTLLLLLLLAWQAPELNVYSYLILLGLAATLVADGLLLLPEERFLYAIGAFFLSHLLYTLSFASQMTLTFFWPLPLALIVIGAVLLAVIWSRLAELRWAVSTYIGMTLLMVWLAGEQYFARSTDLAFSLLCGTLLLLLGNVFWLVSRYRFKFKAAAALVAACYFGGHFLIVRSLYL, from the coding sequence ATGAGTTGGCCATTTCTTGCCGTATTTTTCTCTGGCTGGTTATACGTGGATGCCAGCTACCGTGGGCCGCGCTGGCAGCGCTGGCTGTTCAAACCCGTCACCTTATTACTGCTGCTGCTTTTAGCCTGGCAAGCGCCGGAGCTGAATGTTTACAGCTATCTGATTTTACTGGGTCTGGCGGCGACGCTGGTGGCAGACGGCCTGTTGCTGCTGCCGGAGGAGCGATTCCTCTACGCCATCGGCGCCTTCTTCCTGTCGCATCTGCTCTATACCCTGAGCTTTGCCAGCCAGATGACGCTGACCTTTTTCTGGCCGCTGCCGCTGGCGCTGATTGTGATTGGCGCGGTACTGCTGGCGGTGATCTGGTCGCGGCTGGCGGAACTGCGCTGGGCGGTGTCCACTTACATCGGCATGACGCTGCTGATGGTGTGGCTGGCGGGTGAGCAGTATTTCGCGCGCAGTACCGATCTGGCTTTCTCCCTGCTGTGCGGCACCCTGCTGCTGTTACTTGGCAACGTGTTCTGGCTGGTGAGCCGCTATCGCTTCAAGTTTAAAGCGGCAGCCGCGCTGGTGGCAGCCTGCTATTTCGGCGGCCACTTCCTGATTGTTCGCTCGCTCTACCTCTAA
- a CDS encoding DUF2500 domain-containing protein: protein MSKPPMIFLLVLVVIAFFATRQYLHQRRENADNDAAPLKEIAVEVSAKRDYLSPNRRSRQREEIPVEDRNYEAYFKPLTGGSEIKLKIEMKEYDGLAKGQKGVLQVKGTRFIAFTAEDGTQSDNLLK, encoded by the coding sequence ATGAGCAAACCGCCGATGATTTTCCTGCTGGTTTTGGTGGTGATTGCCTTTTTTGCCACCCGCCAATACCTGCACCAGCGCCGCGAAAATGCGGATAACGACGCGGCTCCGCTCAAAGAGATTGCCGTGGAAGTGTCGGCCAAGCGGGACTATCTCTCCCCCAATCGTCGCTCGCGCCAGCGGGAGGAGATTCCAGTGGAAGACCGCAACTATGAAGCTTACTTTAAGCCCCTGACCGGCGGCAGTGAGATAAAGTTAAAAATCGAAATGAAAGAGTACGACGGCTTGGCGAAGGGCCAGAAGGGCGTCTTGCAGGTAAAAGGCACAAGGTTTATCGCTTTTACCGCCGAGGATGGCACGCAAAGCGATAACCTGTTGAAATAA
- a CDS encoding DUF1145 family protein — MLINVGRLLMLCIWAFLLMNIIHPFPKPMKYFLDVAMVFMFFMHGLQIMLLKATQGKDQNKIGGWLQLRIFLFGVFELLAWQKKQPPLPPKK; from the coding sequence ATGTTAATTAACGTGGGTCGCTTGTTGATGCTGTGCATCTGGGCATTTTTGCTGATGAATATCATTCATCCGTTTCCAAAACCGATGAAGTATTTCCTCGACGTCGCCATGGTGTTCATGTTCTTCATGCACGGCCTGCAAATCATGCTGCTCAAAGCCACTCAGGGTAAAGATCAGAACAAGATTGGTGGCTGGCTCCAGCTGCGCATCTTCCTGTTTGGCGTGTTCGAGCTGCTGGCGTGGCAGAAAAAGCAGCCGCCGCTGCCGCCGAAGAAGTAA